The proteins below are encoded in one region of Equus przewalskii isolate Varuska chromosome 1, EquPr2, whole genome shotgun sequence:
- the LOC103546215 gene encoding serine/arginine-rich splicing factor 3, giving the protein MHRDSCPLDCKVYVGNLGNNGNKTELERAFGYYGPLRSVWVARNPPGFAFVEFEDPRDAADAVRELDGRTLCGCRVRVELSNGEKRSRNRGPPPSWGRRPRDDYRRRSPPPRRRSPRRRSFSRSRSRSLSRDRRRERSLSRERNHKPSRSFSRSRSRSRSNERK; this is encoded by the coding sequence ATGCATCGTGATTCCTGTCCATTGGACTGTAAGGTTTATGTAGGTAATCTTGGAAACAATGGTAACAAGACTGAATTGGAACGAGCTTTTGGTTATTATGGACCACTCCGAAGCGTGTGGGTTGCTAGAAACCCTCCCGGCTTTGCTTTTGTTGAATTTGAAGATCCCCGAGATGCAGCTGATGCTGTCCGAGAGCTAGATGGGAGAACACTATGTGGCTGCCGAGTAAGAGTGGAACTGTCTAATGGTGAAAAGAGAAGTCGAAATCGTGGTCCACCTCCCTCTTGGGGTCGCCGCCCTCGAGATGATTATCGGAGAAGGAGTCCTCCACCTCGACGCAGATCTCCAAGACGGAGAAGCTTCTCCCGCAGCCGGAGCAGGTCCCTTTCGAGAgataggagaagagagagatcacTGTCCCGGGAGAGAAATCATAAGCCGTCTCGATCCTTCTCTAGGTCTCGTAGCCGATCTAGGtcaaatgaaaggaaatag